Below is a window of Phoenix dactylifera cultivar Barhee BC4 unplaced genomic scaffold, palm_55x_up_171113_PBpolish2nd_filt_p 000333F, whole genome shotgun sequence DNA.
GTTTCTTCAAAAGCTCTTCACCAATTTTAACAAGActatccaaattttcttttgttgctACATCGACTGAAGATACTGTCCCTTTTAATGTATCATCCTGGTTTAGCAATAACAAAAAGATTGTCATGTTTAATAACTAAATGTATAATACTGTAGTTTTGAGCTCTAAACCTTATATATATGCTGAATGTGCGTGTTCCTTTGTCTGTTAAGCACCCACAAATGTGCATGCCATCATGGAACTGAGCTATATTATGCATTTTAGTTGATAAGGAACACAATTAATTTTTAGGTATCTTATGAATTTAAAAGGAGGTCAGTTGACATTTTCAAACTTGGTGCTTTCATCTTCATAATATGATTtaagtttttcattttttcttctgtcttcttcctttttttttcttttttttttttttaattcaagatGGTCAAGCCCTTGCTATCATGTTTGGAACCTCATTGTTAATATCAACCATGAAGAAAATAATAGTTaaacttataaaataattttttttaatgatattatcaAGTATTAAATGACATAAACAATTAAAAATGATTATCATCATTAATGAGAATATATATTCTAGAGTCTTTTACatgcttttttttctcttaggcAGTTTTAAATGTTATAAAGTCTTATATTCATAAAGTAATAGCTTTTCCACTTGATTATTAGTAAAAACTGCTTAAATTCTTCACAAGTACTTAAGATTTAACTTCATCACTTTTTTATATTTGTAACTATAATCAAATATCTCCATATAAACATAcaaataaccatttaaaaatagaAGGTCACCTGAATTctcaaatatttagaatcagaATGTAGGGCTTGGAAGACCACAGATATATGGATATCAACCATATCACTGCTTGCTTGAGTGAAGGCATCGACTAATGGATTTGAACCGCCACTTAGCAACCAACCCAGAACTCCCCATTTACTTGACTCCTTGGCATCAAACTTTTCCTCGTTCTTTGCTGTACCTGTTCCTAATGAGATGACTAAAAACCGACCATAATCTGTAGGCTTGATTGGGAAGAAATCAGTGTTCCCTCTAAAAATCTCCTTTGTTACTTCTGACATAGCAACCAATGCCTGTGGTTTGCacaacattaaaagaaaaaaaaaggaaatagatTAGAATACATATAATATACTAGCAccatatttatgaaaaaaacctgatattatgttacAGTACCGGATTATTAGCTGCAACACCACCATCAATAAGGTTAAATTCCCTCACTTTTCCATcagaattttttattttgaagtaATGTCCAGGAAGGTAAGTTGGAGCAGCAGATGTACTAATGGAAATATCAGATAGCTCAGCATCCAATAAAGCATTATGTTTCACCTGCATTTGAACTCGTCATACAATTGAACAAGATATATAATCATAGTAGCGTTGAATAATACACTAATAATGTTGGTCAAGGAACACCCAATTTTAGAAGAGCTTGCTATGCATCACCATTCAAGAATAGCTAGTTATGCATAGTTACTTTGTGTTGAGCTTGTTTGCATATAGATCCATACTCCAGCAAACATTTTCATATACAACCAGTTTTCGCTTTTGGTTTAATTACACAACTTTGTTCATATTATTCAAAGAAAAGTTATTGGAATGTTCACCTTGAACCTAAACAGGGAGAAGGACCTTAGAGAACAAGGAAAGGGAGGATCATGCTTACGAAGGAGAATCACAATAATAGCGAGAAAGGAGTAACAGAAGAATGGCTATTTCGTATCAATAGAAATGATGTGAAAGGTGGATGAACATATTAAGGCTCTGtttggggagctgttggcagtagagctttttgaagtagaacttttataaaaaattgtttgttgtttgataactacatttctaatgTGCTGtgccactttaacatgtgtttgctaaacaaattgaaaaagtatttttggtatgataaaatgaccataaaggacattgcataatattatacaatagagcataataaaatataatatatattaattcataaatatatgatatagtataatattattgtaatgtaatataattttattataatatagtaatataatattgtatactatagcataataatttaatagaagattaaattatttaacatagcatatcaatctattataatataatgtaatataatattatatttatagtttaatacaataataaatatataaaatattgtaattattagtgtaaattaatttttcacccttcttatgaccatttatctctccaacaaattttctagctaggtgataaaattggttaaacaattactaatatttttatttatttatttatttatttatttatttattcattcattcttttttcttttcttttattttttttatttttttttcttttttttcttttcttttccttctcttctttcttcttcttccttcccgaagcttctcctctctttacttctttctttcttctcttcccctctcaCTTCTTCCTCCCTTGCCCCACTTCTCCCGCACGGTCATGGAAGGGGCAATCAAGCTCTTGGGTGGGCCAGCCGAGGCCGACGGTGCTACGATGGGAGGGTGGACAGCAAAGCCAGAGACAAGGGTGAGGGCATGGATGGAGTGAACGGAGCGGCCGAGGGCGGCGGGGAGAAAGGAGGCGGCTTTGAGGAGAGGGGCGAAGGAGAGGCGGTAGGGGGAGAGAGAGCggtagaggaagagggagaagaggtgGAGGGCGTCGGGGGCGGtggcgagggagagggagagggccttGAGGGTGACATTGAAGAGGGGGGAATGGGGATgggtgggagaggaagaggcagCGGGATGGAGTGTTTTGGGAGGAAGAGGAACTTTTAAATtgaggtattttggtcaaataaATAGCTTTCCGACACGGCTTGAAAGTGCTTTTttgaaaagctccaaaatgaagTTTATCCTAAAAAGCTGTTTCCAGTTTTctggaaaagctaaaacagcttttcgaaatttttaccaaataatcttttttattttaaagtatttttggagggccagaaagtattTTTTGATGAGGACAAAAATACACATCCATACCTAACAAAAACACGCATGTTGGTGAGGACAGAAAATGTAATGGATAAACAGCTAGTCATTGCTTGTGTATCTGGCTCAGCCATTGCAAGGTTTTATGACCAATTTATTCTTGACCGTTTCTTAGAGTGCACGCAtagacgaaaaaaaaaaatggaagaaagTTAAACTAACTAGAGTTGCAAAAAATCAAAGAAGAACCTCATAGGAGGAGAATATTGTGGGTTGAAGTTTTTTGATATCAAAAGCTGGTATGACCACGTTTGTCAAGGTCTGGTGCAGTCTCAAGCTCCCTAGTCTTTCCTTAATAGTCTGGTGAAGATACTTTCCATCATACTTGGGTCCGCTAAATAGTCTGAAAGCGTTAAAAGCTCCATCAATAGGTCCTCTGCAATACAcacaagtacaaaccaattagTAGAAGAATGCCTTAAAGATTTTGTTGACATTTTAGTTACCAGCCAATTATGTATGGGACATTGTCGAACAGGACAATAAATACCATTATTTTCGTCTATCAATTTTTTTCCACCCTTTCTTTTCCATGATGAAAAACTATGCTTGGATGCTTATCCTTAATTTGTGGTGCATATGGCACTACAGAGAGCCATGCATGCTTGGATAGCCATGGTACAAGTCATCTCATTGGGGAAGGGGGGCCCTTGCACAATCTCTCAACCCAGTATGTTCGGCAGCCCAATGCAAGGTTCTCCACTTCCAAGATGAGAATGTAGTATCCTCCATTTCCAAGATGAGAAACATGGTAGCTATCCAAAGATACATATCCGTGGTGCAAAACATGCACCTTAGACGCTTTTGGGCTCTctaaattcttatttttttctctttattttgtatATCTATGTACACTGAAAATAATCAAATTCCTCACAAGAGAAGGGTATCATCACCATCAGTGGTCTTGTTTTCTATCAAAATAATTGGCAGCATcatttcatatatttgtgtaacTACAGAGAAATCGTTCTTCAGCAAAATGGTGGACTCCACCTCACCTTACAGAAGTCACCACTTTCACAGTATTATATTACATGTATTGCCTCGCTACCGTGACAGCATCAACACCATCTTAACCTAATAAGCATACTAATATTTAAATTTGTCTGACATAGTCTCATTATATATCtttttcctttcatttttttctcaaaaaaaaaaagagcccgGAAGGTTATACTTTGGGGATTGAATGCATGTGAAACTTCTCCCCAGCACTTATACCACTTAAGTACCGGGTCTCTTGGCTAATGTAATTAGATGACAACTAATAACTTCTTGAGCTACTTTTAGATAAATATTCTAGATTCTCATGGAAATTTCTTCAGGTCCAAGAATGATACAATGAAGACATTATAACGTTAACATTAATTATTGTTGAATAGTATAAATATTATCATTAAAATTGATCGATGCAATCATCTTTAAGTTTTATATCACTTCTATTGGCATTTCATGGTACTTGTCTCTCAAATACTGAAGTGTCAGAAAACAGAAGTCACGAGTCTAAGCAAaggtatatgtacatatatattacCGAGGTTGTGGGAAGATCTTAGGGCTGTGCTCCAAATAAAAGGCCTTGATATCTTTAGCTTCGAAGATAGGCCGGTTCTTCTCGTTTGGTGCAGTTAACATGGCAGTCACAAGGCCGCCAGTGCTAGTTCCAGCAATCACATCGAAGTAATCCGCAAGCCTTGCATCCACTCCATCGTGCTCCTAAAGAAGGAGAAAAAACGTATGGAAATCAAGTATTTAGCGTTAGCCTATAACCTGGTCCATTAGGTCTTGATTCAGCTATGGATCaaactaaaattttaaaataaaaaatgaataaaattgtaaaattttaatattaatcATGATCTTATTATATATGTATCATCTAAAGCACAAACGACAGAATTTCCCAAGCTATTATTAAAAAGGGAAAATCTCTTACCCTACATATATATGCTGTAAATCTTAGGATGGCAATGATGATAAAGGGAATTCAAAAATAGACAAATTTATACTAttgataatattttcaaaaaaataattctaataaataaataataaaattttagttttatttgaCTTGGATGGATCAAAACTAGATCATTTGGATGAGTCAAATGGTTGATGAGTCCACATCAATGGACCATATGAGTTTTCAGGACTTATTATTTTAGGATTAATTAACTTGATTCATACAAGCTTGTATGGGTTGAGCGCATCAGCCTTAACATTTGTTTCGACCATTCTATGCAGGCATATGCCATTGGCATGGATTTAATATCAATTCAAAGACATATTTCATCCACCATGCCCTTGGCTACCTAAGCTGTAGAAAAGTTTTTCAGATATAATATGAAAACTTTCATTTACTTATAGTCAAGTTACATATTTTGAAAGCAACCCGTCCATAGCGTTAACCAAATCAATCTCCACAAGTTAATACGATGTATCGCACCTGATCTTGTAGCCAAGAGAGAGGTGCCAACATCTTGAGAAAGATTACCACCTTTTGCtaaagaaaaagctattttttccttttaggGGAAGGGTGCAGTCTTTGAGAGAGGATATAGATGCAATTTAAATTTGCTCAAAAGAACATATTTTGCTCGGAAAACACGTTCTCCTGAAAAAATTACAGGACCTCGTGCAATGCATGGCAAACTTTGAGAGTAATTTTCTTCATCATGTGATGGCATACTGAATTAAAAGCTATCATGAAGAACCATACTAATTTCAAAAGCCATCATGCATTGTAGTTTTAATGGAAACTTGGTTTCTACTTCATGATGATCATAAACTACAACCAAGAAAGACTTAAATCGAATAGTTGATTCATATAAGAACCTAGCAAAAATTGTAGAAAGCTGGTTTCTTTTGATCAACATAACAAAGACTTTATTCATTAATTGTTATGTGTTTGTAAGGCTAAACAAGTTGCCTACCAAACTACCTAACATACGTAATGAAGGTAGAATATAGAGACCAATTTCACCCACAGTACGCATAGCTTATGAACTTAATCAGCATGGCAGAGTTGTCGATCCATAAAATGGGTAGCACGACGATCAATTACCTGAAGCTGTGACTCCAAGAAGGCAAGGATTGTAGCAGGAATAATTCCTCTAATCCCTCCTCCATCGATGCTAAGAACAGTGATAAGATTCCCGTATGTTGGGGCCTGGATCTGAATTATGTCAGTCATGGCAACTTACGATAGAAGAATTATTTTTGTAGATTAGGTTGGGAGAAGAAACAGGAATtggaacaagaagagagctggTATATCTGTTCCAAAGTTCTGGCAATGTAGTGCATCATTAATGTAGTATTTATAGGCCTACAGATTAATTACACACAAGCGATAAATGAGACCTTTCACCTGTCATCAAATTATTATAATCATGTCTAGCTAAGCATTGGAATGAGTCCAAGGTCAGGAGGTAAGCCTTGAATTAGTCTGTTCAAAGAATGTGCTCTCCGTGCATCTAGTATGTTTTAAATCTGAATTTTGTGTTAGGGAACAAAAGCCTAGTGAATAGGATTAACAAGGTGGAATCTATTGGACTTCCATAGAAAAGAAATATGGACAGGCTGCAATAAAATGGATGACTCAGATTATTATTCTACCTTGCTTGTACATGTATAgacttattttgcttttatcgGCATCTCTGTCATAAAGAATTGGAAATTACTAGCACGATTGGATACGGGAAATACGAGGCTTATAGCTAGAAGTAAATAAATCAGCCATAGCGGCAATCAACTAGTTTATGCGAGTAAAAATActgagtcaaaaaaaaaaaaatactaacacTTCTCGTGGTCCAATCTAGGGCCTTGTCTTTTCTTggaataagatatcatttatgAGCAACGTGCAGGCAATTTGGTGTAGCTCGCTCCAACACACAGCAAACCAACATGTGGGAGAGAATTTTGATGCAATTGTTTAATTGGAAATAATGTTGAACTCAAATTTGGGATAGTAGCGTGGATAGCTAATATGTAAGACGACTGAAACTTGTAAGTATTAAATATACCCTATCTTGAGGGCTATCCAATGAAGAGATCTGCTTGACTTGAGAAAAGCACAAATTAAGGCCGGCTCATAACTAAATAAACTACGATTGAATCAGCACACAACCTCATAATTCCAAGCCAAGCAAAAATATTAGATAATGTTCAATCACATGTGACTCCATATATGGTCAAATATATGTATACTATTATACAtatattatgtattagataaataGAAAACCTTTGGATTGAAGCTTCAACAAGTACATTTTTCATTCCTTAAATCAATGAAACATTAATTCTAGCTTGAAATCATGCTTGAACTAAGCTGGATTCAAGCTCGAAATGAATGTAGCTTGATATATGAAGATCAAGTTCATGAGTTAGGCTTGTGCTTAGCATGATTCAAAATTAAGCTCCAATTGAactcaaaataatgataaacaaATCAAGCTTATCTAATAGCTCAAGCTTGAAATTTATCTTCAACCTAGTGGCTTGCTTAGACCTAATCGGTTCTCTTCCGCTGCCACACATGAGCGTCATCGGGTTGCTATTTTTTATTACCTTTCTAGTGTCGTGAAGGGTGATATGGTGGAGAATGGAAACATTATTGATGTTAACATTTGTTTTACTTATGTTGATACCGATCAAATGCGGCCAAAAGAAAGTTAAGCCTAACATAATATCATTTTTCCTTCATGAGCTTAAGCTTCAGGGTCAATTAGTTAGTTATTATAGTATTATAACTTGGGTTTGCTAGATATCACAACTTCAAGCCAACTTCACACCAATTATTTACTCAATTTCCCCAGTTTATATAGGCCTAATAGAAGTGGTCAACATGGTTGGTCCAAATGTTGAGAAACCACTTGTAATTGGGGAGGTGATTGAAGGAGACATAACTTTTGGGTCAATTGGTTACTTAACAAAGAAACCTTCGATTGTGGAGGTGATAGGAGAAGGTGTAACTTTTAGGTCAATTGGTTAGTTCACAAAGAAACTTTCAACCAATGTAGGCGATCGCAGTCATTCTAGTTGTGGAGCTGGAAGGCATCGGCAAGGCGCAGATTGGACTCAGCCTAAATGAGGTGGACAAGAAAATTCTTTGTAGTAGAGGGAACGAAAGAAAGAGATATAGGCAAGATTGCATAAGATGGTAACAAGGAAGTTGGGGATAACAACAATGCAGATGAAGCGCCAGGAAAGAGGTGGGAAAGTGGAGTAGCAGTTCTTCATAGTGGTGACAAAGGGCAGATAGAGTGAGTGAAAATAGGATGAAAGTAGGACTCGATTAAAGGCTTGAAGTTAGATCTGGATATCTTGTTCACCACCAGCATTATCAGTACAACCTTCATTAAGTCTAACTATGATATTAATTTTTTGTTACTTAACCATGATAGATTTGGAGGATTTTGAACCTCTAAGCTCATGAGGAAATAATAAATAGGAATAGGAAAGGAGGTCTTATAGGAGCTTGACCAAAGGAATATAGCATTGTTAACGATGTGTTATGAACTCATAGCCCAATAGCTCAAGCTATTAGATGAGGAGACCAGCCCAAGCTTATAGATCGATATGGCACCCATATAGTCAGTCGATGTGGGCCTATGATAATCTCCCTTACTTAACCATATGGCGCCCTCATTATGCATTGGCTCGTACTTGAGAAGGAGGCTCGATAACTTGGATCCTATGTGACCTTAAGCTTGTATCTCAGTGAAGGACCATATTACTGATAAGGGTTATATGAGATCTTGCTCTAATACCACCTGCCTTGGATTCACAAAGAAAAAGCTTAAGTTTTTGGAATGTGAGTCTAAAAAATAAGCTGGAGATGGAGGGGAGTGCCAAAGAGAAAGATAAGCTCAATTTTTGGCCTAATTGAAGTTCAAGGTCAATTTTTGGAGATTCCACTCCTGGCATCACTTTCATTGTCACTTTTTTCTTGTCCCATGCGTGAGTTTGGCTTGTAAGATCCTTTTTTAATGTTTTGCCTTGTCAATAAATAGACTTGTTTTGCTTAGGCAAGtcacactacaaaagaaaggatatctcccggcggttttttttggtctctaccgatgcttttaagcgtcggcgaatttccagcccacgcaccccaaagcgtgggtcagacgtcgggcaggtgggcgtgggtccggtttttgccgacgctaagagaaagcgtcggcaaaaattgGGATTTCCCGACGCTAATAAAAGCGTGGCTAAAAGAGTcaaagccgacgcttataagcgtcgctaaaaggtCAGTTTTGAACGACGCTTTtagcgatgctttaaagcgtcgataaATAAGTCAAAgccaacgcttataagcgtcggcgttagccacctgttttttaaaaaaaaaacagagtagCACTAATTGCCTCAGCCTCTGCTGCCGAGGCTTCAACCAAATATTCCACACCTTTGCTCAGTCTCCTGCACCAAAATCATGCATCCAAATCTGGAAACCCTGCTGTTGGCAAAACTGGAGGTGGGCTTGGAGTAGCGGTGGGGACGGCGAAGGGGGATTTCCCGCTACCTTCGGATCTCGGACGATTTCGGCCCCGGTGCTGGTGTCATTCTTCTGTTGGGTTGGCGGTGGCGGATCGAAGGTGGAGGCAGGGGAGGCTTCGGTTCGGACCGGAACCTGCTGCTGCAGCGGCGCCGGATTTGGGGAATGAACGGCTGCCATCTGGTGATGAACCGGAGCCGGTGCCGGAGTGGAGATCTTGGCTGAGTTAGATCGGGCGTCGAGAGAGGCCGTGTGGAGGGTAGCGTTGTGGTACCAGATGCAGAAGTGGATGGACATGGCCTTGGAGGAggggatgatggagtacctgcTGCACTCCTGAACGACCTCAAATCCCCATTCAATCACAATCAACCCCTCTTCATCAAAAACTAACGACCTCGTTCTCCTCCAAAGAAATCAATAATGATTCACGTAATTTAAATCCAATAGCCAATTTTCTTTCAAGCGATACACGATCCAAGATTCCGACAATCAAACCCCAAAACAACAAAAAAGGCCAAAGAAATCCACGCCAGAGAAAGTGGCAACgaaaaaatccaagaaaaaaaaaagagaaatggaTAATCTTACTTGCATCAGAGACAGTGTAGTTGACGATCGACGCCTTCCAGAAAGGCTGCAAGAAGGCGAGGCCGATACGCTTGAAGACCTCCTTAGGGTTCCCAGAGGCCAgacagagaggagaggagaaggagaggaagaaaagggaagaaTCAGCTCAGCTTTAGTAAGAATGGGAATGGGTGAGGGAAGGAGCTCAGAGGTGTAGGCAGAGGCTGAGGAATCTTAGGCAACGACAGCAGATTCTAGCGAGAAGAAAGATAAGGGAACTCGAAACATGGGAACAAAGAAAGAGGGGTTTTGCAAGGGAAGAATGGGGTTTTGGCCAGCGGAGCTCAGTGGTAGATCATCCGGAGGGGGTGAAGCGGATTTAAAGAAAAggttttggaagagataaaccCACCTCAACGAAGGGATAAGGCTGGCCATTCGTCAGTGTGGAGTAGCCCCAATAGCCGGCAGTGACGTGACTTAATGCTGAGCTCTCCAAGCTTTGTTCCAGGTGCAGCCCCTGTTATCCCGAGGGCATGGGTTGGAAAGGATTTGGcctacgacgacgcttataagcgtcgtcgtaggTCCAGCTTACACCGACGCTTAAAAAGCGTCGTCAATTTTAAAGatgtaccgacgcttttaaaaagcgtcggtaaaatttGGCGCTGGTCAAAACTATCCCGACGCTTTTccctagcgtcggaaaaaaaGTGTCGGGAAATCTACCTTTTCCTGTAGTGTCAATATCTCTACTTAATACAATGTAGACATACCAATGATATCAGTCGGTAGCTTTGGAGATTGGGGTGGAGAAGTGGAG
It encodes the following:
- the LOC103698887 gene encoding patatin-like protein 2, which encodes MTDIIQIQAPTYGNLITVLSIDGGGIRGIIPATILAFLESQLQEHDGVDARLADYFDVIAGTSTGGLVTAMLTAPNEKNRPIFEAKDIKAFYLEHSPKIFPQPRGPIDGAFNAFRLFSGPKYDGKYLHQTIKERLGSLRLHQTLTNVVIPAFDIKKLQPTIFSSYEVKHNALLDAELSDISISTSAAPTYLPGHYFKIKNSDGKVREFNLIDGGVAANNPALVAMSEVTKEIFRGNTDFFPIKPTDYGRFLVISLGTGTAKNEEKFDAKESSKWGVLGWLLSGGSNPLVDAFTQASSDMVDIHISVVFQALHSDSKYLRIQDDTLKGTVSSVDVATKENLDSLVKIGEELLKKPTSRINLETGVYEPVDKETNEQALKRFAKILSEERRLREMRSPYTKASKEQ